A section of the Primulina eburnea isolate SZY01 chromosome 1, ASM2296580v1, whole genome shotgun sequence genome encodes:
- the LOC140826374 gene encoding heat shock cognate 70 kDa protein-like: protein MNPANTIFDAKRLIGRRFSDPSVQKDVKLWPFKVVSGPDDKPMITVTFKGEEKKFVAEEISSMILIKMKENAEAFLGSTVKKAVITVPANFNDSQRQATKNAGTIAGLNVLRIVVEPTAAAIAYGLDKKFDSSGRKSNVLIFDLGGGTFDVSLLTMENSMFTVKAIAGDTHLGGEDFDDRMVNHCVQEFKRKHRKDISDNPRALKRLRTSCKRAKRNLASATETNIAINCLYDGIDFDYEITRAKFEELNMDLFKKCFKHVEECLNEAKMDKNSIDDVVLVGGSTRIPKVQQMLKEYFNGKELCRSIHPDEAVASGAAIQAALLAGQGNAEVKGILLCDVTPLSLGVHVEGGVMSVIIPRNSAIPTKKEEQFMTCADNQSVALIQVFEGERARTMDNNLLGKFELTGIPPAPRGIPKITICFDVDANGILNVSAEDQTTGNKKNITIINDKGRLSTEEIERMLREAKLFKAEDEKHKRRVEAKNALENYVYSMRNKIKNDDNFAFNLTYSDKRKFENAIERANEWLGNNRDSGEDQFKNKMKELENICNPMIADMYSGGSGPKIDEVN, encoded by the exons ATGAACCCAGCCAACACCATTTTTG ATGCTAAGAGGTTGATCGGTCGCAGATTTAGCGACCCTTCGGTCCAGAAGGATGTGAAACTCTGGCCTTTCAAGGTCGTTTCTGGCCCTGATGATAAACCCATGATTACGGTTACCTTCAAAGGTGAAGAGAAAAAATTTGTGGCCGAAGAGATTTCATCAATGATCCTCATCAAGATGAAAGAAAATGCGGAAGCTTTTCTTGGGTCAACAGTGAAAAAGGCAGTTATCACAGTACCTGCCAACTTCAACGATTCCCAGAGGCAAGCAACCAAGAATGCTGGAACCATTGCTGGGCTTAATGTCTTGCGTATTGTTGTTGAACCAACTGCTGCAGCCATTGCTTATGGTCTTGACAAAAAGTTTGATAGCTCTGGTAGAAAGAGTAATGTGCTTATTTTCGACCTCGGGGGTGGCACCTTTGATGTGTCTCTTCTCACTATGGAGAATAGCATGTTTACCGTTAAGGCCATTGCTGGTGACACCCACCTTGGAGGAGAGGATTTCGATGATAGAATGGTTAACCATTGTGTTCAAGAATTCAAGAGAAAACACAGGAAGGATATAAGTGACAATCCCAGAGCATTGAAAAGGCTGAGGACATCTTGTAAGAGGGCAAAGAGGAATCTAGCATCTGCAACAGAAACAAACATCGCAATCAATTGTTTGTATGATGGGATCGATTTTGACTACGAAATAACTCGTGCAAAATTCGAGGAACTTAACATGGATTTGTTCAAGAAATGCTTTAAACATGTTGAGGAGTGTTTGAATGAGGCTAAGATGGACAAGAATAGTATCGATGACGTGGTGCTCGTTGGTGGATCCACTAGAATTCCAAAGGTCCAACAAATGCTGAAAGAATATTTTAATGGTAAGGAGTTGTGTAGGAGCATTCATCCTGATGAGGCCGTTGCTTCTGGTGCAGCAATTCAAGCAGCATTATTAGCTGGCCAAGGCAATGCAGAGGTTAAGGGTATACTATTATGCGATGTCACGCCACTGTCACTTGGCGTGCATGTCGAAGGGGGTGTAATGAGTGTAATAATACCAAGAAACTCTGCTATTCCTACCAAGAAGGAGGAACAATTCATGACATGTGCTGACAACCAAAGCGTCGCGCTCATCCAAGTGTTTGAGGGAGAAAGGGCGAGAACCATGGATAACAATTTGTTGGGCAAATTCGAGCTCACAGGCATCCCACCAGCTCCAAGAGGCATCCCTAAAATAACCATCTGCTTTGATGTCGACGCCAATGGGATTCTGAATGTCTCTGCTGAAGATCAAACAACtggaaataaaaaaaacatcacAATCATCAATGACAAAGGCAGGTTATCTACCGAAGAGATCGAGAGAATGCTGCGAGAAGCCAAGTTATTTAAGGCAGAAGATGAGAAGCATAAAAGGAGAGTTGAGGCCAAGAATGCTCTGGAAAATTATGTCTACAGCATgagaaataaaattaaaaatgatgACAATTTTGCTTTCAACTTGACATATTCAGACAAGAGAAAGTTTGAAAATGCGATTGAGCGCGCTAACGAGTGGTTGGGAAACAACCGAGACAGCGGAGAAGATCAGTTTAAGAATAAAATGAAAGAGCTAGAGAACATCTGCAATCCCATGATTGCCGATATGTATTCGGGTGGCAGTGGTCCAAAGATTGATGAAGTTAATTAA
- the LOC140811110 gene encoding calcineurin B-like protein 7 isoform X1, translating to MGCIQSKSSRKIPGYEEPSVLAAETPFTVSEVEALFQLFKKISNSIFPDWLIHKEEFQFALFRNRNKRNLFADRLFDLFDFKQNGVIEFGEFVRSLSVFHPNAPVAEKISFAYRLYDLRHTGYIEREELKEMVLALLHESDLILSDDAIEIIVNKTFSEVDTKGDGKIDEDEWQEFVSKNPSIIKNMTLPYLIDLTVAFPSFVVHTEVED from the exons ATGGGCTGCATTCAATCAAAAAGCTCAAGAAAAATTCCTGGCTATGAGGAGCCatctgttcttgctgctgagactCCTT TCACAGTGAGCGAAGTAGAGGctttatttcagttattcaagAAAATAAGTAACTCTATATTTCCTGACTGGCTCATTCACAAG GAAGAATTTCAGTTCGCACTCTTCAGGAACCGAAACAAGAGAAATTTGTTCGCGGATAGG CTATTCGATCTCTTTGATTTTAAACAAAATGGGGTGATTGAATTCGGAGAATTCGTCAGATCATTAAGTGTGTTTCACCCGAATGCACCGGTTGCGGAAAAGATTTCTT TTGCATATAGACTGTACGATCTGAGACACACCGGTTATATCGAAAGAGAAGAG CTGAAAGAGATGGTATTGGCGCTATTACACGAATCAGACCTCATACTATCAGATGATGCCATTGAAATAATCGTGAATAAG acattCTCTGAGGTAGATACAAAAGGCGACGGAAAGATAGATGAAGATGAATGGCAGGAATTTGTCTCCAAAAATCCATCCATCATCAAGAACATGACTCTTCCTTATCTTAT AGATCTGACAGTAGCATTTCCTAGTTTCGTGGTGCACACTGAAGTTGAAGACTAG
- the LOC140811110 gene encoding calcineurin B-like protein 7 isoform X2, with product MGCIQSKSSRKIPGYEEPSVLAAETPFTVSEVEALFQLFKKISNSIFPDWLIHKEEFQFALFRNRNKRNLFADRLFDLFDFKQNGVIEFGEFVRSLSVFHPNAPVAEKISFAYRLYDLRHTGYIEREETFSEVDTKGDGKIDEDEWQEFVSKNPSIIKNMTLPYLIDLTVAFPSFVVHTEVED from the exons ATGGGCTGCATTCAATCAAAAAGCTCAAGAAAAATTCCTGGCTATGAGGAGCCatctgttcttgctgctgagactCCTT TCACAGTGAGCGAAGTAGAGGctttatttcagttattcaagAAAATAAGTAACTCTATATTTCCTGACTGGCTCATTCACAAG GAAGAATTTCAGTTCGCACTCTTCAGGAACCGAAACAAGAGAAATTTGTTCGCGGATAGG CTATTCGATCTCTTTGATTTTAAACAAAATGGGGTGATTGAATTCGGAGAATTCGTCAGATCATTAAGTGTGTTTCACCCGAATGCACCGGTTGCGGAAAAGATTTCTT TTGCATATAGACTGTACGATCTGAGACACACCGGTTATATCGAAAGAGAAGAG acattCTCTGAGGTAGATACAAAAGGCGACGGAAAGATAGATGAAGATGAATGGCAGGAATTTGTCTCCAAAAATCCATCCATCATCAAGAACATGACTCTTCCTTATCTTAT AGATCTGACAGTAGCATTTCCTAGTTTCGTGGTGCACACTGAAGTTGAAGACTAG